One window of Chamaesiphon minutus PCC 6605 genomic DNA carries:
- a CDS encoding ABC transporter permease: MVLFKQRPHQVSTWEISEMAIEALWSNKLRSGLTMLGVIIGISSTIGISSIGQGVQKSTADSIRGLGTDVLQVMAGAAQSGGISQGQGSLTTLNWEDAKAIAEQAPGATVVSAFLQRNTQVVYGEKNTSTTVYGTDLSYSQARNTFPKSGRFFDDEELKSAASVAVIAPTVQKNLFPANVDPIGTKIRIQGEIYEVIGVMEVKGSQGPQDRDDAVYIPLTSMSARIVGNNSLMGISINGIYIKGRDESQLEIVKFQVANILRLRHNIDTPEDDDFKITNQADILKTFDTIFGLLTTLIIAIAGISLVVGGIGIANIMLVSVVERTREIGIRKALGATDRAILTQFLTESVIISVVGGSIGIILGIGITFVSATAFKFAFLVSGNAIAIGFGLSTAVGLLAGVIPAKNAAKLDPIVALRSD, translated from the coding sequence ATGGTTTTATTCAAACAGCGTCCGCACCAAGTTTCGACCTGGGAAATATCAGAGATGGCGATCGAAGCCTTGTGGAGTAATAAACTCCGCAGTGGTTTGACGATGCTGGGGGTAATTATTGGGATTTCCTCGACGATTGGGATTTCGTCGATCGGGCAAGGCGTACAGAAATCAACGGCTGATAGCATTCGGGGATTGGGGACGGATGTATTGCAAGTGATGGCTGGTGCCGCTCAAAGTGGTGGAATCAGTCAGGGACAAGGCTCTTTGACAACATTAAATTGGGAAGATGCTAAAGCGATCGCCGAACAAGCTCCTGGCGCAACAGTTGTTTCGGCTTTTTTACAGCGGAATACCCAAGTAGTCTATGGCGAGAAGAATACTTCGACGACGGTGTATGGTACCGACTTGAGCTATTCACAGGCGCGGAATACTTTCCCAAAATCGGGGCGATTTTTTGACGATGAAGAGCTAAAATCGGCGGCATCAGTAGCCGTAATTGCGCCCACAGTCCAGAAAAATCTGTTTCCAGCCAATGTCGATCCGATCGGTACCAAGATTCGGATTCAGGGTGAAATCTATGAAGTCATTGGGGTAATGGAAGTCAAAGGTTCCCAAGGCCCCCAAGATCGGGACGACGCGGTGTATATTCCCCTGACGAGTATGTCGGCTCGAATCGTTGGGAATAATTCGCTGATGGGGATTTCAATTAATGGCATCTATATCAAAGGTCGCGATGAATCACAACTAGAAATAGTCAAGTTTCAAGTTGCTAATATTTTGCGCTTGCGTCATAACATCGACACACCTGAAGATGATGATTTTAAAATTACTAATCAAGCAGATATCCTTAAAACATTCGACACGATTTTTGGCTTACTCACAACACTAATTATCGCAATTGCTGGAATCTCACTAGTAGTAGGTGGGATTGGAATTGCCAATATTATGTTAGTTTCTGTCGTCGAAAGGACGCGAGAGATTGGTATTAGAAAAGCTTTGGGCGCAACCGATCGTGCTATTCTGACTCAATTTCTTACGGAGTCAGTGATTATTTCGGTAGTGGGTGGATCGATCGGTATCATCTTAGGAATTGGTATCACTTTCGTTTCTGCTACAGCATTTAAGTTTGCTTTTTTGGTTTCGGGCAATGCGATCGCAATCGGTTTTGGTTTATCGACTGCGGTGGGATT